From one Suicoccus acidiformans genomic stretch:
- the trxB gene encoding thioredoxin-disulfide reductase, which produces MTETTHVADVIVVGAGPAGMTAALYASRANLKVILIEKGAPGGELINTAEVENYPGFPSIPGPDLAQNFYESATAFGAEHVYGDIVRVVPNSNKHEVHAADGTIYEAPVIIIATGSYNRKLQVPGEETLNGRGVSYCAVCDGFFFRDRELAVIGGGDSAVEEGNYLTQFASKVTIIHRRDELRAQKLLQDRVFNNDKVEFLWDSVVDEIDGDESVESLKVRNVKTDEVQDFAVDGVFVYVGNVPNSSLVADLGITDEEGWLITDDEMATSIPGIYAVGDVRQKKLRQVATAVGDGSMAGQQAYEYIESLKD; this is translated from the coding sequence ATGACAGAAACGACACATGTTGCAGATGTAATCGTAGTAGGTGCAGGGCCAGCCGGGATGACCGCTGCCTTGTATGCGTCACGTGCAAATTTAAAAGTAATCTTAATTGAAAAAGGCGCGCCGGGTGGGGAGTTAATTAATACTGCTGAAGTAGAGAACTATCCAGGATTCCCATCGATTCCAGGACCAGATTTAGCCCAGAATTTCTATGAAAGTGCGACAGCATTTGGGGCAGAACATGTTTACGGTGATATTGTCCGAGTCGTACCGAATAGTAATAAGCATGAAGTCCATGCGGCTGATGGTACAATTTATGAAGCGCCCGTTATTATTATTGCCACAGGTTCATACAACCGTAAACTTCAAGTGCCAGGTGAAGAAACGCTGAATGGTCGAGGTGTATCCTATTGTGCGGTATGTGATGGCTTTTTCTTCCGTGATAGAGAACTTGCCGTAATTGGTGGTGGTGATTCAGCGGTTGAAGAAGGAAATTATTTAACCCAATTCGCCAGTAAAGTGACCATTATTCACCGCAGGGATGAGCTTAGAGCTCAGAAACTTTTGCAAGACCGGGTCTTTAATAATGATAAAGTTGAATTTCTTTGGGATTCAGTTGTAGACGAAATTGACGGCGATGAGAGCGTCGAAAGTTTGAAAGTTCGCAATGTTAAGACCGATGAGGTTCAAGACTTTGCGGTCGATGGCGTATTCGTCTATGTGGGGAATGTACCTAATTCGAGTCTAGTTGCGGATTTAGGAATTACTGATGAAGAAGGCTGGCTCATTACGGATGATGAGATGGCAACGAGCATCCCGGGTATTTATGCCGTAGGAGATGTTCGCCAGAAGAAACTACGCCAAGTCGCAACAGCTGTTGGGGATGGGAGTATGGCAGGCCAGCAGGCTTACGAATATATTGAATCCTTGAAGGATTAA
- a CDS encoding NAD(P)H-dependent glycerol-3-phosphate dehydrogenase → MKVSVIGSGSWGTALANVLADNGHEVTLWGRNEETIAEIQTRHENNKYLPGAKLASSIQATTDLEHTVLEAEAILLVVPTAAMRQTCQNIRPYLEKRVNKPIIIHATKGIEQGTHLRMSEVIEAELADVMAAPVVVLSGPSHAEEVVDRQITTLSVACRDLSTAEDVQDLFMNAYFRVYTNEDVLGVELGGALKNIIALACGILVGLDFGDNARAALMTRGLAEITRLGTRMGADPLTFSGLSGLGDLIVTCTSEHSRNYQAGYMLAQGKNRRTVSSDVGMVVEGMSTTQAAAELAQELNVEMPITSTLQAFIYEDLPVDKAVDNLMLREGKTEALMKHHPF, encoded by the coding sequence ATGAAGGTATCAGTCATTGGTTCGGGTTCTTGGGGGACGGCCCTGGCAAATGTTCTAGCCGATAATGGACACGAAGTGACCTTGTGGGGCCGCAACGAAGAGACGATTGCCGAAATTCAAACGCGCCATGAGAACAATAAATATCTTCCTGGCGCTAAGTTGGCGAGTAGTATTCAAGCTACGACTGACTTAGAGCATACAGTGTTAGAGGCGGAGGCTATTCTTCTAGTCGTGCCTACAGCTGCCATGCGCCAGACATGTCAAAATATTCGTCCGTATCTTGAAAAGCGTGTAAATAAGCCTATTATTATTCATGCAACGAAAGGGATTGAACAAGGTACACATTTAAGAATGAGTGAAGTTATTGAAGCAGAGCTTGCAGACGTAATGGCTGCACCGGTGGTTGTTCTCTCGGGGCCTAGTCATGCGGAAGAAGTAGTCGACCGGCAAATAACGACCTTATCCGTGGCTTGCCGGGACTTATCCACAGCTGAAGATGTTCAAGATTTATTTATGAATGCTTATTTCAGAGTTTATACCAATGAAGATGTCTTAGGTGTTGAATTAGGGGGCGCTTTGAAGAATATTATCGCCTTAGCCTGCGGTATTCTGGTAGGCCTAGATTTTGGTGATAATGCTAGAGCAGCTCTGATGACGCGAGGCTTAGCTGAAATTACGCGCTTGGGAACGCGCATGGGTGCAGATCCCTTAACCTTCAGTGGCCTGAGTGGACTAGGAGATTTAATCGTCACGTGTACCAGTGAGCACTCCCGTAATTATCAAGCAGGTTATATGTTAGCCCAAGGTAAAAATCGTCGAACCGTAAGTTCAGATGTGGGAATGGTGGTTGAAGGGATGAGTACGACCCAAGCGGCTGCCGAATTAGCCCAGGAATTAAACGTAGAAATGCCTATCACCTCCACTTTGCAAGCTTTCATCTATGAGGATTTACCTGTGGATAAAGCTGTGGATAACTTAATGCTACGAGAGGGCAAGACAGAAGCCTTGATGAAACACCATCCTTTCTAA
- the lgt gene encoding prolipoprotein diacylglyceryl transferase — MSLTVTIRIDPTAFNFLGLDIQWYGIIIAFGGILAYVMYTREGKRFNLDSDMLLDVLFWAVLAGLIGARLYYVAFNLDYYLKYPLEIINVRAGGMAIYGGVIGGMIGAYIVTKRYRQPLIQLLDIAAPALMLAQSVGRWGNFVNQEAYGGIVSRAFLERLALPQWLIGQMYIDGAYYHPTFLYESLWNILGVLLLILLRSRKHLLREGDVAALYMLWYGVGRSWIEGLRTDSLYLGPLRVSQALSVILVIIGIAYIGYNHHKQWRHYYSEGRKA; from the coding sequence ATGAGCCTAACAGTTACCATCCGCATCGATCCAACCGCCTTTAATTTCTTAGGACTGGATATTCAGTGGTATGGCATTATTATTGCCTTCGGCGGAATATTGGCCTATGTGATGTACACACGTGAGGGTAAACGATTTAATCTGGATTCGGACATGCTTTTAGATGTACTCTTTTGGGCGGTGCTTGCCGGGCTCATCGGAGCAAGATTGTATTACGTTGCCTTTAATCTTGATTATTATTTGAAATACCCACTGGAAATTATCAATGTAAGGGCCGGGGGTATGGCGATATATGGGGGTGTCATTGGCGGCATGATTGGGGCTTATATAGTTACCAAGCGCTACCGTCAACCCTTGATTCAATTGTTGGATATTGCTGCGCCGGCGCTCATGCTGGCCCAAAGTGTGGGGCGTTGGGGTAATTTCGTCAACCAAGAAGCCTATGGTGGCATCGTTTCAAGAGCATTTCTAGAAAGGCTCGCCCTGCCCCAATGGCTCATTGGGCAGATGTACATTGACGGAGCCTATTATCATCCAACTTTCTTATATGAGTCGCTTTGGAATATTCTGGGTGTCCTTTTGTTAATCTTGCTCCGCTCTCGCAAACATTTACTGAGAGAAGGCGATGTAGCCGCCCTTTATATGCTTTGGTATGGGGTTGGCCGATCTTGGATTGAAGGTTTGCGTACGGACAGCCTATATTTAGGGCCCCTGCGTGTATCGCAAGCCCTGTCGGTCATCTTGGTTATTATTGGTATTGCCTATATTGGGTATAATCATCATAAGCAATGGCGACATTATTATAGTGAAGGTCGTAAGGCTTAG
- the hprK gene encoding HPr(Ser) kinase/phosphatase: MSKFVTVEELINTLNIELVYGREYANRRIYSSEVSRPGLILTGYKAYYPHERLQLLGRTEMSYINAQTKDERRTIYEILLTQETPALIFARDMRIPYEAIEVAEANQVPILRAKSKTSRVLANLTNYLESMLAKRLSKHGVFVEVFGMGVLLVGDSGVGKSETALELVQRGHRLIADDRVELYQIDELTLKGEAPEILQNLIEIRGLGIIDVMNLYGVASVRGTKTLELIIDLVVDDGTREYDRLGFEQEYEQIFEVNVPKITIPVKLGRNLAVIVESAAMNHRARQMGYDVQNQFNEKLDNLIARNSKEHAE; this comes from the coding sequence TTGTCTAAGTTTGTAACGGTTGAGGAATTGATCAATACGCTGAATATTGAACTCGTCTATGGTCGTGAATATGCTAATCGTAGAATCTATTCGAGTGAAGTATCCAGACCAGGACTTATTCTAACGGGTTATAAAGCGTATTACCCCCATGAGCGTCTGCAATTATTGGGGCGGACAGAAATGTCTTATATCAATGCACAGACGAAAGATGAACGTCGTACGATTTATGAAATTCTATTGACGCAAGAGACACCAGCCCTCATCTTTGCAAGGGATATGCGTATTCCTTATGAGGCCATCGAAGTTGCAGAAGCCAATCAAGTGCCGATTTTACGTGCGAAATCCAAGACGAGTCGGGTGCTGGCTAATTTAACCAACTATCTCGAATCAATGTTAGCCAAACGTTTGTCCAAGCATGGGGTATTTGTTGAAGTTTTCGGGATGGGTGTGTTATTGGTGGGTGATAGCGGTGTAGGCAAATCCGAAACAGCGCTTGAGCTTGTCCAAAGGGGTCATCGATTAATTGCCGATGACCGGGTGGAATTGTATCAAATCGATGAATTAACGTTGAAAGGTGAAGCGCCTGAAATTCTACAGAATTTAATTGAAATTCGTGGTCTCGGCATTATCGATGTGATGAATTTATACGGTGTGGCGTCCGTCCGCGGCACGAAGACCTTGGAATTGATTATTGATCTCGTGGTCGATGATGGAACCCGTGAATATGATCGCCTAGGATTCGAGCAAGAGTATGAGCAAATATTCGAAGTGAATGTGCCGAAGATAACCATTCCTGTCAAGCTAGGTCGTAACTTAGCTGTGATTGTTGAATCGGCAGCGATGAACCATCGGGCACGCCAAATGGGCTACGACGTCCAAAATCAATTCAATGAAAAACTTGACAATTTAATTGCTCGAAATAGTAAGGAACATGCTGAATGA
- a CDS encoding PspC domain-containing protein — MAKRLYKSTSNRMLTGVCGGIAEYFNIDPTIVRIIFVFASSFQVGWPLYILLAILLPYDYQVEGRKQNPYQQWTRPNNKTERRDVTPGSEEEKWDDF, encoded by the coding sequence ATGGCTAAACGACTTTATAAATCAACGAGTAACCGCATGCTTACTGGAGTCTGTGGAGGGATTGCTGAATATTTCAACATTGACCCAACTATTGTACGGATTATCTTTGTCTTTGCCTCATCCTTCCAAGTAGGCTGGCCCTTATATATTCTACTTGCCATCCTCTTACCTTATGACTATCAAGTGGAAGGGCGCAAGCAGAATCCTTATCAACAATGGACTCGACCCAATAATAAAACCGAACGTCGCGATGTAACCCCAGGCTCTGAAGAGGAGAAGTGGGACGACTTTTAA
- a CDS encoding DUF4097 family beta strand repeat-containing protein codes for METKERIIELVRQNVISMEEALDLLEAAGHEQMDTFFSEAQETTTEHTEATDETYEEEAVSQATQADEQQIESYTEQIDSLTKQIDTKAEALVIAEQRIREFEILAEIDPLTEEMQEQVEQLKIRQYDLDKEITALYEELDEAKNQRAALQRKRVSTYTEDVKEFFERNTEKVTDTASQFGQEGKRLGKWVKGSVQDFMDNFKMRDIQFNMNIPWIKESEQKLEVEVDAGPAKNVKVRIPNGSLDIHTHEAEHIYLAGTAQLYGNFEQALLDSWENGEIVSVDEQEIYLDFESPRVLFKGSLWLPKRAYQSFVIENWNGDIQLDQLTSESIKVNSKNGNITVTNSEIEHFESQQVNGNALLNEVAFAFADIHTYNGDIRVINQVNNIDAQTLAGSIYITKRVPSDANMNLKTVSGDIKVSVPGGMNVRAYSTNDASNIKSRLANASEEKADDTHVIQRFMNSDASQANIHTSQVTGDLYLKDAEDSE; via the coding sequence ATGGAGACAAAAGAACGGATTATCGAATTAGTACGTCAGAATGTTATTTCCATGGAAGAAGCACTTGATTTACTTGAAGCTGCAGGTCATGAGCAGATGGATACGTTTTTTTCAGAGGCACAAGAGACTACGACAGAACATACCGAGGCAACAGATGAAACCTATGAAGAAGAGGCAGTCAGCCAGGCGACCCAGGCAGATGAGCAACAAATTGAATCCTATACTGAGCAGATTGACAGCTTAACTAAGCAGATTGATACGAAAGCAGAAGCGCTTGTCATTGCAGAGCAAAGAATTCGTGAATTTGAGATTCTTGCTGAAATTGATCCATTGACAGAGGAGATGCAAGAGCAAGTCGAGCAACTGAAGATTCGCCAGTATGATTTAGATAAAGAGATTACCGCCTTATATGAAGAATTGGATGAGGCCAAAAACCAACGAGCTGCCTTGCAGAGAAAGCGGGTTTCGACCTATACTGAGGACGTGAAGGAGTTCTTCGAACGTAATACGGAGAAAGTAACAGATACCGCAAGCCAATTTGGCCAAGAGGGCAAACGTCTTGGCAAATGGGTGAAAGGTTCCGTACAAGACTTTATGGACAACTTCAAGATGCGAGATATTCAATTTAATATGAATATTCCTTGGATTAAAGAAAGTGAACAGAAGCTTGAAGTGGAAGTTGACGCTGGGCCAGCTAAGAATGTTAAGGTGAGGATTCCGAATGGTAGCCTCGATATTCACACCCATGAAGCAGAGCATATATATTTAGCCGGGACCGCCCAACTGTATGGCAATTTCGAACAAGCCTTACTGGATAGTTGGGAGAATGGTGAGATTGTATCCGTGGATGAACAAGAAATTTACCTTGATTTCGAATCACCGCGTGTTCTATTCAAAGGGAGCTTATGGCTACCTAAACGAGCTTACCAAAGCTTTGTAATTGAGAATTGGAATGGCGACATTCAACTTGACCAGTTAACGAGCGAAAGCATTAAAGTTAATAGCAAGAACGGGAACATCACCGTAACCAATAGTGAAATTGAACATTTCGAAAGTCAGCAAGTGAATGGGAATGCCTTACTGAATGAAGTGGCTTTTGCCTTTGCGGATATTCATACGTATAATGGGGATATTCGGGTCATCAACCAAGTGAATAATATTGATGCCCAGACCCTAGCTGGTAGCATATATATTACGAAACGTGTACCAAGTGATGCGAACATGAATTTAAAAACCGTTAGCGGGGATATTAAAGTATCTGTTCCTGGCGGGATGAATGTTCGGGCGTATTCAACGAATGATGCGTCAAACATTAAGTCGCGTCTAGCGAATGCCAGTGAAGAAAAGGCAGATGATACACATGTGATCCAGCGCTTCATGAATTCAGACGCATCTCAAGCTAATATCCATACATCTCAAGTGACAGGTGACCTGTATTTAAAAGATGCTGAAGATAGCGAATAA
- the uvrA gene encoding excinuclease ABC subunit UvrA, with translation MANEYIEVKGARTHNLKNVDLRIPRNELVVITGLSGSGKSSLAFHTLYAEGQRRYVESLSAYARQFLGQMDKPDVDSIDGLSPAISIDQKTTSHNPRSTVGTQTEINDYLRLLYARVGTPYCPNHNIPIERQSPEQMVDKIMELPERTRIQLLSPAVRNRKGQHKRLLEKIQQDGYIRVRVDGEIHDISEVPELEKNKAHTIEVVVDRIVVKDSIRTRLFDGVEQALRFSDGYMVVDVIDGEPMYFNEHFACPFCDFTVDQLEPRLFSFNAPFGACPSCDGLGSRLTVDEDLILPDKSLTLAEGAFVPWKSSFSDFYPSMLEQYCKSRDIPMDVPYEDLPKDAQERLKFGDPGHSFTFTYKTMRGAQKTVQREFEGVVNNVERRYRETSSDSMRDVMRSYMHELPCPTCQGKRLNEMALSVRVNDKNIADVADMSIGQAHEYFQNLSLSSEGEIISRPILKEINDRLTFLHNVGLDYLTLSRVAGSLSGGEAQRIRLATQIGSNLSGVMYVLDEPSIGLHQRDNQKLIDSLKQMRDLGNTLIVVEHDEETMMESDYIIDIGPGAGDKGGEIVAAGTPEEVSANQDSLTGQYLSGALSIAVPDKRRDEDLGWVEVTGAKENNLKNVNVKFPLGRFTCVTGVSGSGKSSLVNNILKVALQKRTTSTQEKPGQFKNIKGWEGLDKVIDIDQSPIGRTPRSNPATYTGVFDDIRELFAMTNGAKQRGYSKGRFSFNVKGGRCEACKGQGIKQIEMHFLPDVYVPCEVCQGTRYNSETLEIQYKGKNISEVLDMTIDEAVEFFEAIPKIRRKIQTLIDVGLGYVQLGQSATTLSGGEAQRMKLASELQRIATGDTFYILDEPTTGLHAHDIQKLLAVLNRLVEAGNTVVVIEHNLDVIKTADYIIDMGPEGGDGGGTVVATGTPEEVSQVSSSYTGQFLKGMLA, from the coding sequence ATGGCAAATGAATATATTGAAGTTAAAGGTGCACGCACTCATAATTTAAAGAATGTAGATTTACGTATTCCGCGCAATGAGTTAGTTGTAATTACCGGACTTTCGGGTTCGGGGAAAAGCTCATTAGCCTTTCATACCCTATATGCAGAAGGTCAGAGACGGTACGTGGAAAGCCTCTCTGCCTATGCCAGACAGTTTCTAGGTCAAATGGATAAGCCGGATGTGGATTCCATCGACGGTTTATCACCAGCTATTTCCATCGACCAGAAGACTACGAGTCATAACCCGAGATCGACCGTTGGGACCCAGACTGAGATTAATGATTACCTGCGCTTATTGTATGCCCGGGTAGGAACTCCTTATTGTCCCAACCACAATATTCCGATTGAACGACAATCACCAGAACAGATGGTTGATAAAATTATGGAGTTGCCCGAGCGAACCCGTATTCAACTATTGTCACCAGCTGTTAGAAATCGGAAAGGCCAACATAAGCGTTTATTAGAGAAGATTCAACAAGACGGCTATATTCGTGTTCGAGTCGATGGTGAAATACACGATATAAGCGAAGTGCCTGAACTCGAGAAGAATAAAGCCCATACGATTGAAGTAGTTGTTGACCGAATTGTTGTCAAAGACTCGATTCGGACGCGACTTTTTGACGGGGTAGAACAAGCCTTGCGCTTCTCGGATGGTTATATGGTGGTAGATGTCATTGATGGAGAGCCGATGTATTTCAATGAGCATTTCGCCTGTCCGTTCTGTGATTTTACAGTGGATCAACTGGAACCGCGCTTGTTCTCCTTTAATGCGCCCTTTGGTGCCTGTCCGAGTTGTGATGGTTTAGGGTCACGCTTAACGGTTGATGAAGACTTAATTTTACCGGATAAAAGCTTAACCCTTGCGGAAGGAGCTTTTGTGCCTTGGAAGTCGTCATTCTCAGACTTTTATCCATCGATGCTTGAGCAGTATTGTAAGAGCCGGGATATTCCCATGGATGTGCCTTACGAAGATTTACCCAAAGACGCTCAAGAACGCTTGAAGTTTGGCGATCCGGGTCATTCCTTCACCTTCACGTATAAAACAATGCGCGGCGCTCAAAAAACCGTCCAAAGAGAATTCGAAGGCGTGGTCAATAATGTTGAGCGCCGTTACCGAGAGACAAGTTCGGATTCCATGCGCGATGTGATGCGGTCGTATATGCATGAATTACCTTGCCCTACGTGCCAAGGTAAACGACTTAATGAAATGGCTTTATCGGTGCGGGTGAATGATAAGAACATTGCAGACGTAGCGGATATGTCGATTGGCCAAGCCCACGAATATTTCCAGAATTTGAGCTTGAGTTCTGAAGGTGAAATTATTTCCCGGCCGATTTTAAAGGAAATCAATGACCGCTTGACTTTCTTGCATAATGTCGGCTTGGATTATCTTACCTTAAGTCGGGTCGCCGGTTCCTTATCGGGTGGGGAAGCCCAGCGGATTCGCCTGGCTACTCAAATCGGTTCCAACTTAAGTGGTGTTATGTATGTACTGGATGAGCCGTCAATTGGCCTGCATCAACGAGATAATCAAAAGCTCATCGACTCATTGAAGCAAATGCGTGATTTGGGCAATACGTTAATTGTCGTAGAACACGATGAAGAGACGATGATGGAATCAGACTATATTATAGATATTGGTCCAGGTGCTGGAGATAAAGGCGGGGAAATAGTAGCTGCCGGCACACCTGAAGAAGTCAGTGCTAATCAAGACTCCCTTACTGGCCAATATCTGTCAGGGGCTCTATCGATTGCTGTGCCAGATAAAAGACGTGATGAAGACCTAGGCTGGGTTGAAGTCACGGGAGCTAAAGAGAATAACTTGAAGAATGTAAATGTGAAATTCCCACTCGGTCGCTTTACCTGCGTTACGGGCGTTTCTGGTTCTGGTAAGAGCAGCCTGGTCAATAATATTCTAAAAGTTGCGCTCCAAAAGCGCACGACCAGTACTCAAGAGAAACCTGGTCAGTTTAAAAACATTAAAGGTTGGGAAGGTTTGGATAAAGTCATTGATATCGATCAAAGTCCAATTGGGCGAACGCCGCGCAGTAACCCGGCCACTTATACCGGCGTATTTGATGATATACGGGAACTTTTTGCCATGACGAATGGGGCTAAGCAAAGAGGTTATTCTAAAGGTCGCTTTAGCTTTAATGTGAAGGGTGGCCGTTGTGAGGCTTGTAAGGGACAAGGGATTAAGCAGATTGAGATGCATTTCTTGCCCGACGTTTATGTGCCTTGTGAGGTGTGTCAAGGAACGCGTTATAATTCAGAAACCTTAGAGATTCAATATAAAGGGAAGAATATTTCTGAAGTGTTGGATATGACTATCGACGAAGCGGTCGAATTCTTTGAAGCTATTCCGAAAATTCGCCGTAAAATACAGACTTTGATTGATGTTGGCTTAGGTTACGTCCAACTGGGTCAATCAGCGACAACTTTATCTGGCGGTGAAGCGCAGCGGATGAAGCTTGCCTCAGAATTGCAACGTATTGCGACCGGTGATACCTTCTATATTCTGGATGAGCCTACAACTGGCCTACATGCCCACGATATCCAAAAGTTACTCGCTGTTTTAAATCGCTTGGTTGAAGCTGGAAATACGGTTGTGGTGATTGAACATAATTTGGATGTTATTAAAACAGCGGATTATATTATTGATATGGGACCAGAAGGTGGCGACGGGGGAGGCACCGTTGTAGCTACGGGAACACCGGAAGAAGTCAGCCAAGTTTCATCAAGTTATACCGGCCAATTCCTTAAAGGGATGTTAGCGTAA
- a CDS encoding substrate-binding domain-containing protein — MKKTFKALPILAVAGLTLSAVAPVFAQEGAISVISREDGSGTRGAFVEIVGVVDENDDDMTTQSAAIQNSTNGVMQTVGQDAQAIGYISLGSLDDSVKAVTVDGVEATAENIASEDYPIARPFNVAWSGDLSEVAQDFLNFINSAEGQAVVVEEGYISVDEEAPAYEAAGVEGTVEVVGSTSVSPVMEKLAEEYQALNEGVTVNITANGSSAGMAAAQDGTADIGMASRALDEDEAGALEHQAIALDGIAVIVNNDNPATDLSLDAIRSIFLGEITEWEEAVK; from the coding sequence ATGAAAAAAACATTCAAAGCTTTACCGATTTTAGCCGTAGCAGGATTAACTCTATCTGCAGTAGCCCCTGTATTCGCACAAGAAGGCGCAATTAGCGTTATTTCTCGTGAAGATGGATCTGGTACCCGTGGGGCTTTCGTAGAGATCGTTGGTGTTGTTGACGAAAACGACGACGACATGACAACACAATCTGCTGCAATCCAAAACTCAACAAACGGTGTTATGCAAACAGTTGGGCAAGATGCTCAAGCAATTGGTTACATCTCTTTAGGATCTTTAGATGATTCTGTTAAAGCTGTAACAGTTGACGGTGTTGAAGCTACAGCAGAAAACATTGCAAGTGAAGATTACCCAATCGCTCGTCCATTCAACGTAGCTTGGAGTGGTGATTTATCTGAAGTTGCACAAGACTTCTTAAACTTCATTAACTCTGCAGAAGGTCAAGCAGTTGTTGTTGAAGAAGGATACATTTCAGTTGACGAAGAAGCTCCAGCATATGAAGCAGCTGGTGTAGAAGGAACTGTCGAAGTTGTTGGTTCAACGTCTGTATCTCCAGTAATGGAGAAACTTGCTGAAGAGTACCAAGCTCTTAACGAAGGTGTTACAGTGAATATCACTGCTAACGGTTCATCAGCAGGTATGGCAGCAGCTCAAGATGGAACAGCTGACATTGGTATGGCATCTCGTGCCCTTGATGAAGACGAAGCAGGTGCTTTAGAGCATCAAGCGATTGCATTAGATGGTATTGCTGTTATCGTAAATAACGACAACCCAGCAACTGACTTATCATTAGACGCAATTCGTTCAATCTTCTTAGGTGAAATCACTGAATGGGAAGAAGCTGTAAAATAA
- the phoU gene encoding phosphate signaling complex protein PhoU — protein MREAFNQDLAKFGDNLTRLGNASNESLHKAMQALNNHDKELAHEVVADDLRINALTAEIEQEAYRLIVLQQPVSEDLRRIFTILLASSDIERMADHAAKIARNVIRSQEKETEVSVFLDLVNRMAEITEEMITDVLDAYVDNNVEKARAIAQRDNQVDLLLKQVYQETAERMEKNTEVVSVGISYLNIAGSLERIGDYVTNICERIIYLNSGEIVELN, from the coding sequence ATGAGAGAAGCATTCAATCAAGATTTAGCAAAGTTCGGCGATAATTTAACACGTTTAGGTAATGCCTCCAATGAATCCTTGCACAAAGCGATGCAAGCTTTAAATAATCACGATAAAGAATTGGCTCACGAAGTTGTAGCCGATGACTTACGTATTAATGCACTCACCGCAGAGATTGAACAAGAGGCCTATCGTTTAATTGTCTTACAGCAACCTGTTTCAGAAGATTTGCGTCGTATTTTTACGATTTTACTGGCAAGTTCTGATATTGAGCGGATGGCTGACCATGCTGCTAAGATCGCCCGTAATGTAATCCGCAGTCAAGAAAAAGAAACAGAAGTATCTGTCTTCTTAGATTTAGTCAATCGCATGGCTGAAATTACTGAAGAGATGATTACCGATGTTCTTGACGCTTACGTAGACAATAATGTTGAGAAGGCCCGCGCAATTGCTCAACGCGATAATCAAGTTGACTTACTCTTGAAGCAAGTATATCAAGAGACAGCTGAGCGCATGGAAAAGAATACCGAAGTTGTATCTGTAGGAATAAGCTATTTAAATATTGCAGGCAGTTTAGAACGAATTGGGGATTATGTAACAAATATTTGTGAACGGATTATTTACTTGAATTCCGGCGAAATTGTCGAATTAAACTAA
- the pstB gene encoding phosphate ABC transporter ATP-binding protein PstB has product MANTKFKIQDLDFYYGDFQALKGINMDIEEKLVTAFIGPSGCGKSTFLKTLNRMQDLTPGAKVDGLIALDGEDIYQKDYNVNLLRKRVGMVFQHPNPFPKSIYDNIAYGPRTHGISDKHELDNIVETSLKSAAIWDEVKDKLNRNATEISGGQQQRICIARAIANEPEVLLMDEPTSALDPISTGKIEELIDDLKETYTVVIVTHNMQQAARISDKTAFFLTGEVVEFDETEKIFSNPSDERTDDYISGRFG; this is encoded by the coding sequence ATGGCTAATACTAAATTTAAGATTCAAGATTTAGATTTCTACTACGGAGATTTCCAAGCATTAAAAGGAATTAATATGGATATTGAAGAAAAGCTAGTTACAGCTTTTATTGGTCCATCTGGCTGTGGTAAATCTACATTTCTTAAGACATTAAATAGAATGCAAGATTTAACTCCTGGTGCTAAGGTAGATGGGTTAATTGCACTGGACGGTGAAGACATTTACCAGAAAGACTACAATGTTAACCTACTGCGCAAGCGTGTAGGAATGGTCTTCCAACATCCAAATCCTTTCCCGAAAAGTATTTATGATAACATTGCCTATGGACCGCGTACCCATGGTATCTCGGACAAGCATGAATTAGATAATATTGTGGAAACAAGTTTGAAATCAGCTGCCATTTGGGATGAAGTTAAAGATAAGTTGAACCGTAATGCCACGGAAATTTCTGGTGGACAACAGCAACGGATCTGTATTGCACGTGCAATTGCCAATGAACCAGAAGTCTTGTTAATGGACGAGCCAACGTCAGCTTTGGATCCAATCTCCACAGGTAAAATTGAAGAGTTAATTGATGATTTGAAAGAAACGTATACGGTTGTTATTGTTACCCACAACATGCAACAAGCTGCACGTATCTCTGATAAGACAGCCTTCTTCTTAACGGGTGAAGTTGTTGAATTTGACGAAACGGAGAAAATCTTCAGTAATCCGTCAGATGAACGAACAGATGACTATATTTCTGGACGCTTTGGTTAA